In a genomic window of Helianthus annuus cultivar XRQ/B chromosome 10, HanXRQr2.0-SUNRISE, whole genome shotgun sequence:
- the LOC110883026 gene encoding diacylglycerol kinase 4, with the protein MDSSKPEPSMNKTSSKSSSVIDSIKGCTLSGMRVPKEELRRKITMPEYLRFAIRDAMASKDIEAGKHHYEEGGDTSTLVAPESPLVVFVNSKSGGRQGSELQSRLQEFMGDEQVFDLHNVKPHEFVQYGLACMESIAALGDCCAQETRERLRIVVAGGDGTVGWVLGCLGELHERGRDPVPPTAIIPLGTGNDLSRSFGWGGSFSIKWKKAIKRVLDRAINAPLARLDSWNLVISMPAGAQLDTPYALKQTEEVVLDKDLEIEGHLPKEVSCYQGVFYNYFSIGMDAQVAYGFHQLRNEKPYLAHGRIANKIIYSGYCCKQGWFFTPCINDPGLRGLKNILRMHIKRLNSPNWELINLPANIRSIVALNLPSYASGRNPWGNLKPEYLEKKGFVEANSDDGLLEIFGFKQGWHASLVMVDLISAKHIAQAAAIRFELRGGTWRECFMQVDGEPWKQPMNNEYSTFLDIKRVPFQSILVKGENNHS; encoded by the exons ATGGATTCATCGAAGCCAGAGCCTTCGATGAACAAAACCTCTAGTAAATCATCATCGGTGATAGATTCGATCAAAGGATGTACTTTGTCGGGAATGCGGGTTCCGAAAGAAGAATTGAGGCGAAAGATCACAATGCCGGAGTATTTACGGTTTGCTATCCGTGATGCCATGGCATCGAAAGACATTGAGGCCGGAAAACACCATTACGAAGAAGGTGGTGATACGAGTACCCTCGTCGCACCTGAATCACCATTGGTTGTTTTTGTTAATTCTAAAAGCGGTGGCCGCCAGGGCTCTGAGCTCCAATCCAGGCTGCAAGAATTCATGGGCGACGAACAG GTGTTTGACCTTCACAATGTCAAACCTCATGAATTTGTTCAATACGGGTTAGCTTGCATGGAAAGCATTGCAGCTCTTGGAGACTGTTGTGCCCAAGAAACTCGTGAAAGATTAAGAATTGTA GTTGCAGGAGGTGATGGTACTGTGGGTTGGGTCCTCGGGTGTCTCGGGGAGCTTCACGAACGGGGTAGAGACCCCGTTCCACCAACCGCAATCATACCTCTTGGTACAGGAAACGACTTATCCCGAAGCTTTGGTtgg GGTGGTTCGTTTTCTATCAAATGGAAAAAAGCGATAAAGAGGGTTCTTGATCGCGCTATTAATGCTCCACTTGCCCGCCTTGACAG TTGGAACCTTGTGATATCAATGCCAGCCGGTGCACAACTGGATACCCCTTACGCGTTGAAGCAAACCGAAGAGGTGGTCCTTGATAAG GATTTAGAAATTGAAGGACATTTGCCTAAGGAAGTTTCTTGCTACCAAGGAGTCTTCTACAATTATTTTAGCATAG GAATGGATGCCCAAGTGGCTTATGGTTTCCATCAGCTACGGAATGAGAAACCCTATCTTGCGCATGGTCGTATCGCAAACAAG ATAATTTACTCTGGGTACTGCTGTAAACAAGGATGGTTTTTTACGCCTTGTATAAATGACCCGGGCTTAAG GGGACTGAAGAACATTTTAAGGATGCATATTAAAAGGTTAAATAGCCCAAATTGGGAGCTGATTAACCTTCCGGCAAA TATTAGGTCTATAGTTGCTTTGAATCTTCCTAGCTATGCGAGCGGACGAAATCCATGGGGCAACTTGAAGCCAGAATACTTAGAAAAG AAAGGTTTCGTCGAGGCTAATTCAGACGATGGTCTCTTggaaatatttggatttaaacaaGGATGGCATGCATCATTAGTCATGGTTGATTTAATATCAGCAAAACACATTGCACAG GCAGCTGCAATTCGGTTTGAGCTAAGAGGCGGCACATGGAGAGAATGTTTCATGCAGGTGGATGGAGAACCATGGAAACAACCCATGAACAACGAGTATTCGACGTTTTTAGACATCAAACGGGTACCATTTCAGTCAATCCTGGTAAAAGGAGAGAACAATCATTCTTAA